A stretch of Acropora palmata chromosome 9, jaAcrPala1.3, whole genome shotgun sequence DNA encodes these proteins:
- the LOC141892569 gene encoding multidrug resistance-associated protein 1-like → MTEETLKVLKVVAVSVHDPHHVDDSEHDDAALTAPDIASQLPVKTGDTFEVFGRDVNWWLYVKHLESEKKGYIPSTCIVPMKEDAANEEKEELVNNMEPSTDWAANLKMFPEVPEEEEGVDRAQCPEEKANIFSKLTFWWLNGLIFKGFKNPLVDGDLWALGKSNRSVTIVPKFMEKWAREEKRCAIGKHCPVEEQCQLEQAKLKEEENDVHADTEFLPKKDEKQKDEKKEKKASLLRAIVYLFGRQFLLAIVLKVINDIIQFTQPQLLNLLISYTRDRSNPDDKWKGYVYAIAMFLVAMTISLVIHQYFQIVFVLGMKIRTAIIGMVYAKALALNNRSRNESTAGEMVNLMAVDAQRLMDLTTYINVLWSSPLTIIIALYFLYDTMGPAVFAGVGVLVLLIPFNMVVSRIARKLQVKQMEAKDKRIKLVNEIFSGIKVLKLYAWEESFMSQVMKIRAKELHQLKNAAYLNASFAFTFTCAPFMVALATFAIFVLTGNELTANKAFVALSLFNILRYPITFLPNVIISLIQGKVSIDRLTHFLNLEELDPNNVEKTMPEHISSQAIHVEDGSFSWDKEEAPILQNINVNIQSGSLVAVVGAVGCGKTTLLSAFLGETEKIAGKVYVQGSVAYVPQQAWIQNATVRDNILFGKSLDPKRYCRTVNSCALRTDMDILPGGDMTEIGEKGINLSGGQKQRISLARAVYFDADIFLLDDPLSAVDSHVGKHIFDKVIGPRGKLRKKTRVFVTHGVAFLPQVDQIIVMQNGRISEVGTYNELLENEGAFSEFLKTFAADQHVEDDDPGTKQEPALPEIPETIEEVDFSPRSGSLEALWNSRESGLQAQECARGGSSEALECARGSSSQVHECPRGDSSQALGVCKADSSVLRKRIDRRLSVVTVETVDLDCQFIRPDHDDDEDKIIEVEKAETGRVRFAVFWAYAKSVKVYLAVALVLFIVLAEIASVFSGIWLASWSASNVTSSAERDRYLGGYAGLGVTQAFCVLMSSLCLALGSKIASRHLHKSILVNVMHLPMSFFESTPLGRIVNRFSKDISTIDDKVPMSLASFLRTFCTVVGTIIAISFATPMFLVVIIPLGALYFFIQRIYVATSRQLKRIESVSRSPIFNNFFETINGASTIRAFGQQERLIQDNYHRVDENHVAYFPGVSANRWLALRLEFVGNLAILFAAIFAVIRRDSIDSGLVGLSITYALQVTASLNWMVRMSSELETNIVSVERVKEYAETTTEADWIVPDNRPPDDWPDQGSIVMSDFDLRYREGLPLVLKQINCDIKPGEKIGIVGRTGAGKSTLTLALFRILERAGGKILIDGIDISKLGLQDLRSRLTIIPQDPVLFSGTLRLNLDPFDSHTDEELWGILELSHLKNFVSGLEQGLLYPVTEEGGNLSVGQRQLVCLARALLRKSKVLVLDEATAAVDLETDELIQQTIRREFSDRTIFTIAHRLNTIMDYTRIMVLDKGFLVEFDTPENLLAQKGIFYSMAQDAGLA, encoded by the exons ATGACAGAAGAAACTCTAAAGGTCTTAAAGGTTGTAGCAGTTTCTGTGCATGATCCTCATCATGTGGATGATTCTGAACATGATGATGCTGCTTTGACAGCCCCTGACATCGCCTCTCAGTTGCCTGTCAAGACAGGAGACACATTTGAAGTGTTTGGAAGAGATGTTAACTGGTGGCTGTATGTAAAACACCTAGAGAGTGAAAAAAAGGGTTATATTCCAAGCACTTGCATTGTTCCAATGAAGGAAGATGCTGCTAACGAAGA GAAAGAAGAGTTGGTTAATAACATGGAACCATCAACAGACTGGGCTGCCAATCTGAAGATGTTTCCAGAAGTACCAGAGGAAGAGGAGGGTGTGGACAGG gCTCAGTGTCCAGAGGAAAAGGCCAATATTTTCTCAAAATTGACTTTCTGGTGGCTAAATGG GTTGATCTTCAAAGGTTTTAAGAATCCCTTGGTAGATGGAGACCTCTGGGCTCTGGGAAAGAGTAACAGATCTGTGACAATTGTCCCCAAGTTCATGGAGAAATGGGCCAGGGAGGAGAAGAGATGTGCAAT TGGAAAACATTGCCCTGTGGAAGAACAATGTCAACTTGAGCAAGCAAAGCTGAAAGAGGAGGAAAATGATGTGCATGCCGATACAGAATTTTTGCccaaaaaagatgaaaagcaaaaagatgagaagaaagagaagaaagctTCATTGTTAAGAGCAATTGTGTACCTGTTTGGTCGACAGTTCCTGCTTGCAATAGTTTTGAAAGTGATTAATGACATCATTCAATTCACTCAACCACAGTTGTTGAA CTTGTTAATTTCCTACACCAGAGACAGAAGCAATCCAGATGACAAATGGAAGGGATATGTCTATGCAATTGCAATGTTCCTCGTCGCCATGACAATATCGTTAGTCATTCATCAGTATTTTCAAATTGTGTTTGTTCTTGGAATGAAGATACGAACTGCGATTATTGGAATGGTTTATGCTAAG GCCCTTGCTTTGAACAACAGGTCACGGAATGAATCAACCGCGGGCGAGATGGTAAACCTTATGGCCGTGGATGCCCAGCGGCTTATGGATCTCACAACTTACATCAATGTCCTCTGGTCTTCACCTCTCACGATAATAATTGCATTGTATTTTTTGTATGACACGATGGGTCCTGCGGTTTTTGCTGGAGTTGGGGTCTTGGTACTCTTAATTCCTTTTAATATGGTTGTCAGCAGGATAGCTAGAAAACTACAG GTGAAACAAATGGAGGCAAAGGATAAGCGCATTAAACTGGTGAATGAAATTTTCAGTGGGATTAAG GTCCTCAAGCTGTATGCATGGGAAGAATCGTTTATGAGCCAGGTGATGAAAATACGTGCGAAGGAATTGCATCAACTCAAGAATGCTGCATACCTCAATGCATCATTTGCTTTCACCTTCACTTGTGCTCCGTTCATG GTTGCCCTTGCAACTTTtgccatctttgttttaacTGGCAATGAGTTGACAGCTAACAAAGCATTTGTGGCTCTTTCACTGTTCAATATCTTACGATATCCCATCACTTTTCTGCCAAATGTCATCATCAGTTTGATACAG GGCAAAGTGTCCATTGACCGTCTTACTCATTTTCTCAATCTGGAAGAATTGGATCCAAATAATGTGGAAAAGACAATGCCAGAGCACA TAAGTTCACAAGCTATTCATGTCGAAGATGGATCCTTCAGTTGGGATAAAGAAGAAGCTCCAATCTTGCAAAA TATCAATGTTAACATTCAAAGTGGCTCACTGGTGGCAGTTGTTGGTGCTGTTGGCTGCGGCAAGACTACTTTACTGTCTGCCTTCCTTGgggaaacagaaaaaattgcTGGCAAAGTCTATGTACAG GGTTCTGTGGCATATGTTCCTCAGCAAGCTTGGATACAGAATGCTACTGTAAGGGACAACATTCTCTTTGGAAAAAGCCTTGATCCTAAACGTTACTGCCGCACTGTGAATTCCTGTGCTTTAAGGACTGACATGGATATATTACCCGGCGGGGATATGACAGAGATTGGAGAAAAG GGTATCAACTTGAGTGGAGGCCAAAAGCAGCGAATCAGCCTGGCAAGAGCAGTTTATTTTGATGCTGATATCTTCTTGTTGGATGATCCACTCAGCGCTGTGGATTCACATGTGGGAAAGCACATCTTTGATAAAGTTATTGGACCAAGGGGAAAGCTGCGTAAGAAG ACCCGTGTGTTTGTTACCCATGGAGTAGCTTTTCTGCCTCAAGTCGATCAAATTATTGTGATGCAGAATGGAAGAATCTCTGAG GTTGGAACTTACAACGAACTCCTTGAGAATGAAGGGGCATTTTCCGAGTTTCTAAAGACATTTGCGGCTGACCAACATGTAGAGGATGACG ACCCAGGAACCAAGCAGGAACCAGCGTTGCCAGAGATTCCAGAGACCATTGAAGAAGTCGATTTTAGCCCACGAAGTGGAAGCTTAGAAGCACTATGGAATTCACGTGAAAGCGGCCTGCAAGCCCAGGAATGCGCACGTGGTGGGAGCTCCGAGGCTCTAGAGTGTGCACGTGGTAGTAGTTCCCAAGTCCACGAGTGCCCACGTGGTGATAGTTCCCAGGCTCTAGGCGTATGTAAGGCTGATTCATCAGTGCTGAGAAAGAGAATAGACAGAAGACTTTCAGTTGTCACCGTTGAAACGGTTGACTTGGATTGTCAGTTCATCAGGCCAGATCATGATGACGACGAAGACAAAATTATTGAAGTGGAGAAAGCTGAAACTGGAAGG GTCAGGTTTGCCGTCTTCTGGGCCTACGCCAAGTCTGTCAAGGTCTATCTGGCTGTGGCTCTGGTGCTTTTCATAGTGTTGGCGGAAATCGCCTCTGTGTTTTCGGGCATCTGGTTGGCGAGCTGGAGTGCAAGCAACGTCACATCCTCTGCTGAGCGTGACAGATATCTTGGTGGCTATGCCGGCCTTGGCGTCACGCAAGCCTTTTGCGTGTTGATGTCATCGTTATGTTTAGCTCTGGGATCCAAGATTGCGTCACGCCATCTCCACAAGAGCATTTTAGTCAATGTCATGCACCTTCCAATGTCGTTTTTCGAGAGTACTCCCCTTGGTAGGATCGTGAATCGCTTTTCCAAGGACATCAGTACAATTGATGATAAAGTTCCCATGTCACTGGCAAGTTTCTTGCGCACATTCTGCACTGTTGTGGGAACCATTATTGCCATCAGTTTTGCTACTCCGATGTTCTTGGTGGTGATAATCCCTCTTGGTGCTCTTTACTTCTTTATCCAG AGAATATACGTCGCCACCTCTCGACAGCTCAAGAGGATCGAGTCGGTCAGCAGATCCCCAATCTTCAATAACTTCTTCGAGACAATCAATGGAGCGAGTACCATCCGGGCCTTTGGTCAACAAGAACGCTTAATCCAGGATAATTACCACAGGGTTGATGAAAATCATGTGGCTTACTTCCCAGGGGTCTCGGCCAACAG GTGGCTTGCTCTGCGTCTCGAGTTTGTGGGAAACTTAGCCATCTTGTTCGCTGCTATATTTGCTGTGATTCGGCGCGACTCCATTGATAGCGGCCTGGTTGGGTTATCTATCACGTACGCTTTGCAG GTCACAGCCTCTTTGAATTGGATGGTGCGCATGAGTTCTGAGCTAGAAACAAATATTGTTTCTGTGGAAAGAGTCAAGGAGTATGCAGAGACTACTACTGAG GCTGATTGGATCGTCCCAGATAATCGACCTCCTGATGACTGGCCAGATCAGGGAAGCATCGTTATGAGCGATTTTGATCTCAGATATAGAGAGGGACTACCGCTAGTACTCAAGCAAATCAATTGCGATATTAAGCCGGGAGAAAAG ATTGGTATCGTTGGTCGCACTGGTGCTGGCAAATCCACGCTGACTTTGGCTTTGTTCCGCATCCTAGAGAGAGCAGGAGGCAAGATTCTTATAGACGGCATTGATATTTCCAAGCTGGGACTCCAGGATCTGCGATCGAGACTCACCATAATCCCTCAG GATCCTGTGTTGTTCTCTGGAACTCTTCGTCTTAACTTGGATCCGTTTGATAGCCACACTGATGAGGAACTGTGGGGTATTTTGGAGCTCAGTCACTTAAAGAATTTTGTATCAGGATTAGAACAGGGACTTCTTTATCCTGTTACTGAGGAAGGAGGCAATCTTAG CGTTGGTCAGCGGCAGTTGGTATGTTTGGCGCGTGCGCTGCTCCGTAAAAGTAAAGTCCTTGTTCTTGATGAAGCCACGGCCGCGGTGGACCTGGAAACTGATGAGCTCATTCAACAGACAATCCGACGAGAGTTCTCTGACCGCACTATCTTTACAATTGCTCACAGGCTCAATACCATCATGGACTATACAAG GATTATGGTTCTTGACAAAGGCTTCTTAGTTGAGTTTGACACTCCTGAAAACCTCTTAGCTCAAAAAGGCATTTTCTACAGCATGGCACAAGATGCTGGCTTAGCATAG